A portion of the Lolium rigidum isolate FL_2022 chromosome 1, APGP_CSIRO_Lrig_0.1, whole genome shotgun sequence genome contains these proteins:
- the LOC124652508 gene encoding pectinesterase inhibitor-like, translating into MSVAMSLIVLAAMFSTLPAAHADAGFISRTCKKTKNAAMCVAVLRDDPESAKVTTVHDLASIALQIAIAIADHNGAVIGDLAKKSQGTPQGDALNACLGAYVDASMDLDIDGRSGFDGEDYAGTSKLLSGAKGAGDACENAFKGIGKKSPLTTIDIMMTERCSVAADLVDLLVHK; encoded by the coding sequence ATGTCCGTAGCTATGTCTCTCATCGTGCTCGCCGCGATGTTCTCCACCCTTCCCGCCGCCCATGCCGACGCCGGCTTCATCTCCCGCACATGCAAGAAGACCAAAAACGCCGCCATGTGTGTGGCCGTGCTGCGCGACGACCCAGAGAGCGCCAAGGTCACCACCGTGCATGACCTCGCCAGCATCGCGCTGCAaatcgccatcgccatcgccgACCACAATGGCGCGGTCATCGGCGACCTGGCCAAAAAGAGCCAGGGTACTCCCCAGGGCGACGCGCTGAACGCCTGCCTCGGGGCCTATGTCGATGCTTCCATGGACCTCGACATCGATGGCCGCTCCGGCTTCGACGGCGAGGACTACGCTGGCACGTCGAAGCTCTTGTCGGGCGCAAAGGGCGCCGGCGATGCGTGCGAGAACGCGTTCAAAGGGATCGGCAAAAAGTCCCCCCTGACCACCATTGATATCATGATGACAGAGCGCTGCAGTGTTGCCGCCGACCTCGTTGACCTGCTTGTCCACAAGTGA